The window GAACCTCGGCGTCATCCTCATGCACCTTGTCATGCAGGCCGTGGCCTTCCACGGTCAGCTTGTTCTCCTGCCATTCGCCTTCCAGGTGGATAAGCGCCGCCTGCCGCTCACAGAACGCCAGGTGCTGCAGGGCGGAGATGGGGAGGAGGTCGTCTTCAGTGAACACCGATTTACACCTCGTGTATTGCAATCCCGGCGGGCAGGTTGTCACGGTTAACCGTCACAACGTAGTCGGTAAACGCCCTGGCGGGACGGGCTTGGTCCCTGCGAGTGATACTGATGCGTTCAAAGAGTTCATGCGCCGGGGCACTCCCGAGCGGACTATCATGCTCGAAAATAATCAGTTTGCGTTTGGCCATTTCGCCGCGTGCAGCAGAGCGGTCAACATCAAACATCATACCCATTGACTGCCAGAGAAGTTTAAGGTCATCGTCTGAAAAACCCGTCTTGGCAGCCAGGAACGGCGAATAGAAACCGTGACTGACGTAGAGTCCGTAAGGTACGATTTCCTTTCGCCCCATTGTGCGGTTGCCACCTTCCTGTTTTTTGGATTCGGCCTCTGTGGTAACGGCCATGCGAGTCAGAGCTTGTTCGAGGGATACAATCGGATCAACAGAGCGACCGAAAACGTATTGCACCGGGCCGCGAACCTGGCCGCAATTGACTTCGGTGGTCATGACGGCACCGAACATGCGGATGTCGAAGAAATTCTGGCACATCCACCGCTGCACTTTATCCTGTGTCTCTTGATCCGGGGTCTTAGTTGGTTTGAGGCCTTCAGCGGTATAGGCGCGGCCATGCTGGTTGTTGAGGATCGCTTTTTCTTTGACATAGATGTCGTAACCGGGGAATGGGTTGCCATCCGCATCTTGCTTAGCCAAAGTAACGTAGTTTCTGATCTTGCGTTTGAGGGAAACATCCGAAACAAGGCCGTGGCCGGTTTCAGGATCGATGCGGGGAGAGTTACCGGCATCCGGGTCACCATTTGGATTACCGTCCTTGACATCGAAGAGCAGGGCGAAGTCATACCGTTTCTTGGAGTCGATCATTTTTATTGATTCCTTTCTTTCCTGTTATTATTCTTACGACCAGATGTAAGCTGCCGGGATATCCTGGTTTTCCTGGTGCCAAGCAGAGCGTTCCTCTTTCGACAGCCAGAGCCACTTACGCATATGATGGTAGCCCAAAACGAAGAGTCCCTGGTCTTCGAGCGGAAGATAAGCCGGGAAACTTTGAGCATTTTCCACCAGATTGTAGCCCATGGTTTTTGTGACTCCCGCCTTGGACGACAGGTCATCCAACAACCGGTCAAGGCGGAACGCCATGCCGGCGCTAGCACCGTCTTTGGCTTTACTAACGTGGTGACGGGCATTTTTCAGCAAGCGCGGAAAAACGGCGCGTGGGGACGCCGACGCGCTACTGAAATAACGGTCAACTACAGTTGCCCCAACGTCACCCTGAGCCGTCTGCTGGAGCCTTTCCAGCACTGCCATCATTTGTCCCAGTAGATACCCTTGATTCTGATTTCCGGGATCCATAGACTCTTTCACCTCCTGGTATTTTGTTGTCTCTTGAAAATATCTTTGTTTGCGGTTCAAAACCGCTTTGATGACTGCGGCGCGGGCATCGCGACGGTTTTCGTCCTTCCAATCGTGTTTACCAACTTCGGCACGTTCTCTTTCCAGCGCTTTTTGTAACATAGAAGTGGGATAAAGCGTTCCATTGATAGCGGCCATCGCCATCTGTCCAACGAGCGGCGGGGGGATTTTCTCACGGTCTCCCTCCGGGCTGAGCGATTCAAGGAGCAATCTTAAACCGAATTGCGGTGAATGGCCTTTTTCTTTAGGCGGAGGTGTGTTACGTACCACACTCAGGTCTCTGAAATGCTTAGCCAGATTGCTGGATGCTTTGGATACGGTGGATTCTATCCAATCCCGGACGATTGCGCGTCCTTGTGCTCCCGATATGACCAAGGCATAAAACGCGCTGTCAGACAGAATTGGCGGGGGCACGCCGCGCCATACGGAACGGTACAATTCGCCCACTTCCTCCGGGTTGGCATCCAGGATGCCGGAAAATGCATTGCAAAAACCGTCGCCACTTGGTGCTGCTGGCCAATAACAGACCGCTGTATCTGCACTCAAGTGAATGTTGCGTTTTGACAGTGATTGACCCGGTTGAGCGGGATCCGGGTAGGCCGGATCAAGCAGTCGTCTTAACGCTTCCGCCGCCATCTCGGAAGATTGGCGTGAAATTGAGGCATTCTCGTTCCCCTTCCATCCGTATGATTCAAAGGCGCTTTTATTGTAGGAGACCAGAGCGACCCCACTGGTGGTTCCCCCTGGTACTCGTTTAACTCCTGGAAAATTATCAACTTTACCACTGAAAGGATCGCCGGACACCAGGCAGACTTGTTGTTCTCCAACTTCACCGGCCACTTGCCTTAGACTTGCCCAATAACTACGTACTGCGGGACGATCTGTCAACAGAGAATCGATATCTGGATCATAGATGAAAGCAAACAGATCATTAGGAGCGATCTTATCGGGCAGGGCGACGCTTGACCGGTCAGCCGAATAAGCATCAAGTGCCATGAGGAGTTTTGCCACTCCTTCATCTTCGATGATTTTCAGACACTCCTCAACGCGTTCTCGAAATAGGTTGAAACGGGATTCTAGCTTTTCTGTCTCTCTTGTGCCTTCAGGATCAACCCCAAAAACGTACTCCGCTTTGTCATACAAAAAGAAAGCGCGGTCACCGGACTGCCGGGATTTTTCTCTGGGTAATCTGAAATTCTTGGCAACAGGCTTGGGTGGGCGGGATATTTTGCCGGCGTGGGATGCTATTTCGGGGATGCTTCTTGTGTCTTCCAAAGGAGTGATGATTCGGCCGTCCCTGGAAATGCGAACGAGCCACGTCACCGGCCTCCATTCGTAGTCCGGGTCTTCCATCAACCCTTCACGTTCGGCAAGGATATAGAGCTCTTGCAAGATCATTTATCTCCTCCTTGCTCCAAGCATCCAGCCAGGTCCGGTACCGTCATGGCACCGGCTTCCAGTCTAGCCCGGAAAAAGATCGGACGATTGTATTCTGGCCGGTAAT is drawn from Dehalogenimonas sp. THU2 and contains these coding sequences:
- the cas7c gene encoding type I-C CRISPR-associated protein Cas7/Csd2 produces the protein MIDSKKRYDFALLFDVKDGNPNGDPDAGNSPRIDPETGHGLVSDVSLKRKIRNYVTLAKQDADGNPFPGYDIYVKEKAILNNQHGRAYTAEGLKPTKTPDQETQDKVQRWMCQNFFDIRMFGAVMTTEVNCGQVRGPVQYVFGRSVDPIVSLEQALTRMAVTTEAESKKQEGGNRTMGRKEIVPYGLYVSHGFYSPFLAAKTGFSDDDLKLLWQSMGMMFDVDRSAARGEMAKRKLIIFEHDSPLGSAPAHELFERISITRRDQARPARAFTDYVVTVNRDNLPAGIAIHEV
- the cas8c gene encoding type I-C CRISPR-associated protein Cas8c/Csd1; its protein translation is MILQELYILAEREGLMEDPDYEWRPVTWLVRISRDGRIITPLEDTRSIPEIASHAGKISRPPKPVAKNFRLPREKSRQSGDRAFFLYDKAEYVFGVDPEGTRETEKLESRFNLFRERVEECLKIIEDEGVAKLLMALDAYSADRSSVALPDKIAPNDLFAFIYDPDIDSLLTDRPAVRSYWASLRQVAGEVGEQQVCLVSGDPFSGKVDNFPGVKRVPGGTTSGVALVSYNKSAFESYGWKGNENASISRQSSEMAAEALRRLLDPAYPDPAQPGQSLSKRNIHLSADTAVCYWPAAPSGDGFCNAFSGILDANPEEVGELYRSVWRGVPPPILSDSAFYALVISGAQGRAIVRDWIESTVSKASSNLAKHFRDLSVVRNTPPPKEKGHSPQFGLRLLLESLSPEGDREKIPPPLVGQMAMAAINGTLYPTSMLQKALERERAEVGKHDWKDENRRDARAAVIKAVLNRKQRYFQETTKYQEVKESMDPGNQNQGYLLGQMMAVLERLQQTAQGDVGATVVDRYFSSASASPRAVFPRLLKNARHHVSKAKDGASAGMAFRLDRLLDDLSSKAGVTKTMGYNLVENAQSFPAYLPLEDQGLFVLGYHHMRKWLWLSKEERSAWHQENQDIPAAYIWS